A section of the Rhizobium sp. Pop5 genome encodes:
- a CDS encoding DUF2026 family protein — MLIKQTDYHRIYRVINSLILNENGNAAHACMYFATFGSFILEQHYKVKATPKGGLAAYNLDGTMILFADHREDGYVTGAGENFHCWVEAEGWAIDFMAPAFSETAAGLQVPSKMFQRPLSAMASSINNLNHSGDFFYLSEPAATAARFQDWHKLAMIGDLATIAARWFRKAPKSMAAAISVDNPSGKSRSVPLVGNPLVGSW, encoded by the coding sequence ATGCTAATCAAGCAAACCGACTATCATCGGATTTATCGAGTTATAAATAGCTTGATCCTCAATGAGAACGGAAATGCCGCGCACGCCTGCATGTACTTCGCCACCTTCGGTTCGTTCATTCTTGAACAGCACTATAAGGTGAAAGCGACGCCTAAAGGCGGCCTTGCGGCGTATAATCTGGATGGGACAATGATCCTGTTTGCCGATCATCGTGAGGATGGCTACGTCACAGGAGCTGGTGAGAATTTCCATTGCTGGGTCGAGGCAGAGGGTTGGGCCATTGATTTCATGGCCCCTGCGTTCTCAGAGACAGCGGCCGGTCTCCAGGTCCCGTCGAAGATGTTTCAACGGCCCTTGTCAGCGATGGCGTCCAGCATCAATAATTTGAATCACTCCGGAGATTTCTTCTATCTGTCCGAACCTGCCGCGACCGCCGCGCGTTTTCAGGATTGGCACAAACTTGCGATGATCGGCGATCTTGCAACGATTGCAGCAAGGTGGTTTCGAAAGGCTCCCAAAAGTATGGCTGCCGCTATTTCCGTGGACAATCCGTCAGGCAAGAGCAGAAGCGTTCCTCTTGTCGGCAATCCGCTTGTCGGCAGTTGGTGA